Proteins encoded by one window of Engraulis encrasicolus isolate BLACKSEA-1 chromosome 23, IST_EnEncr_1.0, whole genome shotgun sequence:
- the LOC134439718 gene encoding uncharacterized protein C21orf140 homolog: MRLRLRHLFQRMWKRSNNHGPQCTEFIKDIRQLQSNGFYRVYLGETEIPEYLITGEITSASIHDENRRHTWSVIHAGGVRGWVPWNYKLLFHLNSRSLEPSEDIFQEFCVTLAESYGRCAVVVDPQSWRTPRRYPSTGTGHNPPSSPIDLLPMRCCPKVAEEFGHKMIQLPFQCAHLNPLNSAWSTVKWFAVNNRGKYSEAIYDRDTVQKYIFCTELIDGSLRKMTKRKWEEAMSRVWKNENYYMGEKNR; this comes from the coding sequence ATGCGTTTAAGACTGCGCCACCTTTTCCAACGCATGTGGAAACGCAGCAACAACCATGGCCCTCAGTGCACCGAGTTCATTAAGGACATCCGTCAACTACAAAGCAACGGCTTCTATAGGGTCTACCTCGGCGAGACAGAGATTCCAGAATACCTTATTACAGGGGAAATCACTTCGGCGAGTATACATGATGAGAACAGAAGGCACACATGGAGCGTCATTCACGCGGGGGGCGTGAGAGGGTGGGTTCCTTGGAACTACAAGTTGCTGTTCCATCTGAACTCCAGAAGTCTTGAACCATCTGAAGATATTTTTCAAGAATTTTGCGTCACCTTAGCCGAAAGCTATGGCAGATGCGCTGTTGTTGTGGATCCGCAAAGCTGGAGGACGCCACGGCGTTATCCCTCTACAGGTACCGGTCACAACCCTCCATCATCCCCCATCGATTTACTGCCGATGAGATGCTGCCCTAAGGTGGCAGAGGAGTTCGGGCACAAGATGATCCAGCTTCCTTTCCAGTGCGCACATCTCAATCCTCTCAACAGTGCTTGGTCAACAGTGAAATGGTTTGCTGTTAACAACCGGGGGAAATACTCTGAAGCCATATACGACCGAGACACAGTACAGAAGTACATATTCTGCACCGAATTGATCGATGGTTCCTTGCGCAAGATGACAAAAAGGAAATGGGAGGAGGCCATGTCCAGAGTGTGGAAGAATGAAAACTATTACATGGGGGAGAAAAATCGGTAA
- the psmd10 gene encoding 26S proteasome non-ATPase regulatory subunit 10, with protein MEGSVSNVEICNFAYSGKFDELKKCILSDKSLATKTDQDQRTALHWACSAGHTDIVSFLLDLGVEVNIQDDAGWTPLHIAASAGRDVIVQFLIAKGAQLNSVNQNGCTPLHYAASKNRYDIARLLLENGADPNATDKLESTPLHRASAKGNYRLIQLLLEQSASTNIQDSEGNTALHLACDEERVEAAKLLVEHGASIYIENKEEKTPVQLAKGGMRTLLQRIVEG; from the exons ATGGAAGGTTCCGTATCTAATGTAGAAATATGTAATTTTGCCTATTCTGGCAAGTTTGATGAATTAAAGAAATGCATCCTTTCCGATAAATCGTTGGCCACTAAAACGGATCAG GATCAAAGAACTGCACTTCACTGGGCCTGCTCGGCTGGCCACACAGACATTGTATCATTTCTGTTGGATCTCGGTGTCGAAGTCAACATTCAAGATGAT GCTGGCTGGACTCCTCTTCACATCGCTGCCTCTGCAGGTCGAGATGTAATAGTGCAGTTCCTGATAGCAAAGGGGGCCCAGCTGAACTCTGTCAACCAGAATGGATGCACACCTCTGCACTACGCCGCATCAAAGAATAGATATGAC ATAGCTCGGCTATTGCTGGAAAATGGTGCAGACCCCAATGCCACGGATAAGCTGGAATCCACTCCTTTGCACAGAGCGTCAGCCAAAGGAAACTATCGGCTGATTCAGCTTCTGCTTGAACAAAGCGCTTCTACAAACATTCAAGATTCGGAAGGAAACACTGCCTT GCACTTGGCGTGTGATGAAGAGCGGGTGGAGGCTGCCAAGCTGTTGGTGGAGCATGGAGCCAGCATTTACATCGAGAACAAGGAGGAGAAGACCCCTGTGCAGCTCGCCAAAGGAGGCATGAGAACGCTACTGCAGAGGATTGTGGAGGGTTGA
- the acsl4a gene encoding long-chain-fatty-acid--CoA ligase 4: MGVKMDLQTVVLLPVHLLVWLYSVLSFLPWYFLTGAQEKKALARRTKAKSTSGRPEGPYRSTDCFNNLAQMDFEGKDTLDKLFNHAVERFGPNQCLGTRAVLSEENEKQPSGKVFKKLILGDYKWITYHEMDVIVSHFGSGLAALGQQPKCTIAIFCETRAEWMITAQTCFRFNFPLVTFYATLGEEAVAFGLNECGVTHLVTSSELLEAKLKNVLPQIPNLKHIIYVDSRKVSREGYPEGLQLHSMDDVQSLGAMPDHLNREIVKPTPSDLAVIMYTSGSTGRPKGVMIVHSNLIAGMTGQCERIPGLGPMDTYIAYLPLAHVLEMTAEISCVTYGCRIGYSSPQTLSDQSTKIKKGSKGDCSVLKPTLMAAVPEIMDRINKNVMSKVQEMNCVQRTLFKLAYNYKLEQIKRGYDAPLCNALFKKVRSLLGGNVRMMLSGGAPLSSVTQRFMNICFCCPVGQGYGLTETCGAGTITEVADYSTGRVGAPLICCEIKLRDWAEGGYTRQDKPHPRGEILIGGPNVTQGYYRKDGSINDDFFADENGQRWFCTGDVGEIHADGCLQIVDRKKDLVKLQAGEYVSLGKVESALKSCPLIDNICAYANSDQNYVISFVVPNQKTLTTMAGLKGITGTWEEICLHPLMEMEVLRAIKEVAASSKLQRFEIPVKVHLSPDPWTPETGLVTDAFKLKRKELKNHYLHAIERMYGRK; this comes from the exons CCAGGAGAAGAAGGCCCTGGCCAGGCGCACCAAGGCCAAGTCCACCTCAGGCCGGCCGGAGGGGCCCTACCGCTCCACGGACTGCTTCAACAACCTGGCTCAGATGGACTTTGAGGGGAAAGACACGCTGGATAAGCTGTTTAATCACGCCGTGGAGCGCTTCGGACCCAACCAGTGCCTGGGAACCCGGGCCGTGCTCAGCGAGGAGAACGAGAAGCAGCCCAGTGGCAAGGTTTTTAAAAAG CTCATTCTGGGAGATTACAAATGGATCACCTACCATGAAATGGACGTCATCGTGAGTCACTTTGGCAGTGGCTTAGCGGCGCTGGGGCAGCAGCCCAAGTGTACCATAGCCATTTTTTGTGAGACGCGGGCCGAGTGGATGATCACGGCCCAGACGTGCTTCAGATTCAATTTTCCAT TGGTGACGTTCTACGCTACGCTGGGAGAGGAGGCCGTGGCCTTTGGCCTGAATGAGTGCGGCGTGACTCACTTGGTGACGAGCTCAGAGCTGCTAGAGGCCAAACTCAAG AACGTGCTGCCACAGATCCCTAACCTGAAGCACATCATCTATGTGGACAGCAGGAAGGTCAGCAGGGAGGGCTACCCGGAGGGCCTGCAGCTCCACAGCATGGATGACGTGCAGAGCCTTGGAGCCATGCCCGACCACT TGAACCGTGAGATTGTGAAGCCCACACCGTCGGACCTGGCGGTGATCATGTACACCAGTGGCTCCACGGGGCGGCCCAAAGGGGTCATGATCGTACACAGCAACCTGATCGCCGGCATGACGGGCCAGTGCGAAAGAATACCCGGCCTGGG GCCAATGGACACGTATATTGCCTATCTCCCCCTGGCCCACGTCCTGGAGATGACTGCGGAGATCTCCTGTGTGACTTACGGCTGCAGGATCGGCTACTCCTCCCCCCAGACCCTCTCTGACCAG TCCACAAAGATCAAAAAGGGCAGTAAAGGAGACTGCTCGGTGCTCAAGCCCACACTCATGGCAGCTGTTCCG GAAATAATGGACCGCATTAACAAAAATGTGATGAGTAAGGTCCAGGAGATGAACTGTGTGCAGAGGACCCTCTTCAAGCTGGCCTACAACTACAAGCTGGAGCAGATCAAGAGGGGCTACGATGCTCCCTTATGCAACGC GCTGTTTAAGAAGGTGCGTTCCCTGCTGGGGGGTAATGTGCGGATGATGCTGTCTGGCGGCGCCCCGCTGTCCTCCGTCACCCAGCGCTTCATGAACATCTGCTTCTGCTGTCCCGTGGGCCAGGGCTACGGCCTCACAGAGACCTGCGGGGCCGGCACCATCACCGAGG TGGCTGACTACAGTACAGGCCGAGTGGGAGCGCCTCTAATCTGCTGTGAGATCAAACTAAGGGACTGGGCCGAGG GCGGTTACACGAGGCAGGACAAGCCGCACCCGCGAGGGGAGATCCTGATCGGTGGCCCTAACGTAACGCAGGGCTACTACAGGAAAGACGGCAGCATTAACGACGACTTCTTTGCAGACGAGAACGGCCAGCGCTGGTTTTGCACAGGAGATGTAGGAGAGATCCATGCGGATGGTTGCCTACAGATAGTGG ACCGTAAAAAGGACCTTGTCAAATTGCAAGCTGGAGAGTACGTCTCGCTGGGCAAAGTGGAGTCCGCCCTGAAGAGCTGTCCTCTCATTGACAACATCTGCGCCTACGCAAACAG TGATCAGAACTACGTGATCAGCTTCGTGGTGCCCAACCAGAAGACGCTGACGACCATGGCCGGCCTGAAGGGCATCACGGGCACGTGGGAGGAGATCTGCCTCCATCCCCTCATGGAGATGGAGGTCCTGCGAGCCATTAAAGAAGTCGCCGCATCAT CAAAACTCCAGCGCTTTGAGATCCCGGTGAAGGTCCACCTGAGCCCCGACCCGTGGACGCCAGAGACAGGGCTGGTCACCGACGCCTTCAAGCTGAAGAGGAAGGAGCTGAAGAACCACTATCTCCACGCCATCGAGCGAATGTACGGGCGAAAGTAG
- the nxt2 gene encoding NTF2-related export protein 2 has protein sequence MASTVDFRTHADQSCRYSEEFVNIYYDCMDKKRRHLTRLYLDKATLVWNGNAVSGQDALGDFFESLPSSEFQVHTLDCQPVHEQATQGQTTLLVITAGSVKFDGNKQRYFNQNFLLTAQASPNSDQPVWKIASDCFRFQDWAS, from the exons ATGGCCTCGACCGTT gATTTCAGGACTCACGCGGACCAATCCTGCAGATATTCAGAAGAGTTTGTGAACATCTATTATGACTGCATGGATAAGAAGAGAAGG CATCTGACCAGGCTGTACTTGGACAAAGCCACCTTGGTATGGAATGGCAATGCAGTCTCGGGACAAGATGCCCTTGGAGACTTCTTTGAATCCCTTCCATCAAGTGAATTCCAAGTGCACACACTGGACTGTCAACCAGTTCATG AGCAAGCGACACAAGGCCAAACAACTTTGCTGGTAATAACCGCAGGTTCAGTGAAGTTTGATGGAAACAAACAGCGATACTTCAATCAAAACTTTTTGTTGACTGCACAGGCATCGCCTAACAGTGATCAGCCTGTCTGGAAAATTGCCAGTGACTGTTTCCGGTTCCAAGATTGGGCCAGCTGA